A part of Desulfobacter sp. genomic DNA contains:
- a CDS encoding enoyl-CoA hydratase/isomerase family protein: MSFENIILEVENSIATIFFNRPKALNALNNALFDELDTALDQIMDNDDVRVLILTGTGNKAFVAGADISELAKMDPLQAKNFSRKGQKVFSKIESLSIPAIAAVNGFALGGGSEAAMACDFIYASEKAVFGLPEINLGLIPGFGGTQRLARLVGNNRAKEMVFTGKNIPADKALEYGMVNQVCPHESLMEEVMKTAKLIASKGCVALRAAKEVIQAGTAADLETGCIIENDGFGMTMASEDAREGTTAFMEKRKPEFKGRLK, from the coding sequence ATGTCTTTTGAAAACATTATTCTTGAAGTTGAAAACAGCATTGCCACCATCTTTTTCAACCGGCCCAAAGCGCTGAACGCATTGAATAATGCCCTGTTCGACGAGCTGGATACCGCCCTTGACCAGATCATGGACAACGACGATGTCCGGGTGCTCATCCTCACGGGAACAGGGAACAAGGCCTTTGTTGCCGGCGCCGACATTTCTGAACTGGCAAAAATGGATCCCCTCCAGGCCAAAAACTTTTCCCGGAAAGGCCAGAAGGTGTTCTCCAAAATCGAATCCCTGTCCATCCCGGCCATCGCCGCCGTCAACGGATTCGCGCTGGGAGGGGGCAGCGAAGCGGCCATGGCCTGCGATTTCATCTATGCCTCGGAAAAGGCCGTTTTCGGGCTGCCGGAAATCAACCTGGGCCTGATCCCGGGCTTCGGCGGTACCCAGCGCCTGGCACGTCTGGTGGGGAACAACCGGGCCAAAGAAATGGTTTTCACAGGAAAAAATATTCCTGCTGACAAAGCCCTGGAATATGGTATGGTAAACCAGGTCTGCCCCCATGAGTCCCTCATGGAAGAGGTGATGAAAACCGCAAAATTGATCGCATCAAAAGGGTGTGTGGCCCTGAGGGCTGCAAAAGAAGTGATCCAGGCCGGTACCGCCGCAGACCTCGAAACCGGCTGCATTATTGAAAACGACGGTTTCGGCATGACCATGGCAAGTGAAGATGCCAGGGAAGGCACCACCGCATTCATGGAAAAACGCAAGCCTGAATTCAAAGGCAGGCTAAAATAA
- a CDS encoding phenylacetate--CoA ligase: MPIYDIDFETMPREGLEAIQLRRLQTTIERIYATVPFYKETYKKAGINPADIKSLDDLRRLPFTTKQDLRDNYPYDMFAVPMEQVVRIHASSGTTGKPTVVGYTKRDISTWADLMARSMSAAGATNGDIIHNAWGYGLFTGGLGAHYGAERLGASVIPVSGGNTKRQITIMQDFKPTILCGTPSYILHLAEVADEMGVDFRDLHFKSGIFGAEPWTEEMRQELEEKLNLKAIDIYGLSEVIGPGVSVECYEEQAGLHVFEDHFIVEVVDPDTLEPVPHGESGELVFTSLTKEAFPVIRYRTKDITSLNPVPCTCGRTHIRMNKPTGRTDDMLIIRGVNVFPSQIESVLMETRQITPHYQLEVDRVDNLDTLTVKVEIDDTMFSDDIKGLQAMETKISHDIKEHLGVSAKVALVEPKTIARSQGKAVRVVDNRKL, translated from the coding sequence ATGCCTATCTACGACATTGATTTTGAAACCATGCCCAGGGAGGGTCTGGAAGCCATCCAGCTCCGCAGGCTCCAGACCACCATTGAACGGATTTATGCAACGGTTCCCTTTTATAAGGAAACCTATAAAAAAGCCGGCATCAATCCTGCTGACATCAAAAGCCTGGATGATTTAAGGCGGCTGCCCTTTACCACGAAACAGGATTTGAGGGACAACTATCCCTATGATATGTTTGCCGTCCCCATGGAACAGGTTGTCAGAATCCATGCCAGCTCCGGCACCACCGGCAAGCCCACGGTTGTCGGCTATACCAAACGGGATATCAGCACCTGGGCAGACCTCATGGCAAGATCCATGTCCGCCGCCGGCGCCACCAACGGGGATATTATCCATAACGCCTGGGGCTACGGCCTGTTTACCGGCGGCCTGGGCGCCCACTACGGTGCCGAACGTCTTGGCGCATCGGTGATCCCGGTTTCCGGGGGCAACACCAAACGGCAGATCACCATCATGCAGGATTTTAAACCCACCATCCTCTGCGGCACCCCTTCCTATATCCTGCACCTGGCGGAAGTGGCTGATGAGATGGGCGTTGATTTCAGGGATCTCCATTTTAAATCCGGCATCTTCGGCGCCGAGCCTTGGACCGAGGAAATGCGCCAGGAACTGGAAGAAAAGCTCAACCTCAAGGCCATCGACATCTACGGCCTCTCCGAAGTCATCGGCCCTGGGGTCTCTGTGGAATGCTACGAAGAACAGGCCGGCCTCCACGTATTTGAAGACCATTTCATCGTGGAAGTCGTGGATCCCGACACCCTGGAACCGGTTCCCCACGGCGAATCCGGGGAACTGGTATTCACCTCCCTCACCAAGGAGGCCTTTCCGGTCATCCGGTATAGGACCAAGGACATCACCTCCCTGAATCCCGTTCCCTGCACCTGCGGCAGGACCCATATCCGCATGAACAAGCCTACAGGGCGGACCGACGACATGCTCATCATCAGGGGCGTCAATGTCTTCCCCTCACAGATAGAAAGCGTGCTCATGGAAACCCGGCAGATTACCCCCCACTACCAGCTTGAGGTGGACCGGGTGGACAACCTGGACACCCTCACCGTCAAGGTGGAGATCGACGACACCATGTTCAGCGACGACATCAAGGGGCTGCAGGCCATGGAAACCAAAATCTCCCATGACATCAAAGAGCACCTGGGCGTTTCCGCCAAAGTGGCGCTCGTTGAACCCAAAACCATTGCACGAAGCCAGGGCAAGGCTGTCCGGGTAGTGGATAACCGCAAATTATAA
- a CDS encoding amino acid-binding protein, translated as MMAEQISIFIENKEGRLAEVTAILRDAQVNIRALSLADTTDFGVLRLIVNDNDKATAALKNQGFTVGKTQVLAVEVSDEPGGLNRVLDPLSEQNVNVEYMYAFANPQCKNAIMIFRFDDLEKAKEILAENSIKVIDGQEICNL; from the coding sequence ATAATGGCTGAACAGATATCCATATTCATTGAAAACAAGGAAGGCCGACTGGCTGAAGTGACGGCTATTTTAAGGGATGCCCAGGTCAATATCAGGGCCCTCTCCCTGGCCGATACAACGGATTTCGGCGTATTGCGCCTCATTGTCAATGACAACGACAAGGCCACCGCTGCCCTGAAGAATCAGGGGTTCACCGTGGGCAAAACCCAGGTCCTGGCCGTTGAGGTCAGCGATGAACCCGGCGGGCTGAACCGGGTGCTGGACCCCTTGAGCGAACAGAATGTCAATGTGGAATACATGTACGCATTTGCCAATCCCCAATGCAAAAATGCCATCATGATTTTCAGATTCGACGACCTTGAAAAGGCAAAGGAAATCCTGGCCGAAAACAGCATTAAAGTCATTGACGGACAGGAGATCTGCAATCTATAG
- a CDS encoding HAMP domain-containing protein encodes MGLRSRIITVVVIASSIISLFLCFYITEQVRKLELTSLRMKIDKAAYVMRLVNTRPLYNVDLETLKVNMETFFDDENMKSIAILESDIDIDIHLQREFDPGGMDIHKNFYIYYNGLKLGKIAVVYSTSLIEKKLAGFRTKMLWFTFSVILIMTIVLVFLINTLMRPVTKLADVASEIAAGNLDKDIEENGVGEVGILSRNFAIMRDAIKDKIEDLAHTNENLEGEIRQKILKEKKILHQSMVISSVNTFFQRSMVAGSYQKIAELFIPIAQNVIPSTYCFVAELNEQKNGMDILAVSRLVQTGCPAGEGDMTAMGECLRGVRARVLIDKEVVITNDPASHPDFSLLPEVHFPIKNFMGIPLVLGSDVLGMVAFADKDKGFFSEDKDAAQMLSVALVEALSLKRQQDEKSRLEEMIVQSEKMVSLGGLAAGMAHEINNPLAGILQNTQVIRNRIEKPIPANLKAAEELGIDFSSMDAYMQHRGIHKMLDSVMDAGKRAAAIVSNMLSFSRKSASGFVPEDLSLLLDQTLELAASDYNLKKKFDFKQIHINREYDPELPKVKCKSSEIQQVFFNILSNGAQAMFGLGEDQHPAFTMRTSMEKGQVCVEISDNGPGMEEEVRKRIFEPFFTTKAVGDGTGLGLAVSYFIITENHKGHIEVESAPGRGTTFRVSLPATD; translated from the coding sequence ATGGGTCTGAGATCGCGAATTATCACGGTTGTGGTTATTGCTTCAAGTATAATCAGCCTTTTCCTCTGTTTTTATATTACCGAACAGGTCAGAAAACTTGAATTGACCAGTTTGAGGATGAAAATCGACAAAGCCGCCTATGTGATGCGGCTGGTAAATACCAGGCCCCTGTACAATGTCGATCTTGAGACCCTTAAAGTCAATATGGAGACCTTTTTCGACGACGAGAATATGAAGAGCATCGCCATTCTTGAGTCTGACATTGATATTGACATTCATCTCCAGCGGGAGTTCGATCCCGGCGGGATGGACATTCACAAGAATTTTTACATCTATTACAACGGCCTGAAACTGGGCAAAATCGCGGTGGTATATTCCACCAGCCTCATTGAGAAAAAACTGGCCGGATTCAGAACCAAAATGCTCTGGTTCACATTCTCCGTTATCCTGATCATGACCATCGTCCTCGTTTTCCTGATCAATACCCTGATGCGGCCGGTCACAAAGCTGGCCGATGTGGCGTCGGAAATTGCCGCAGGCAATCTGGACAAGGATATAGAGGAAAACGGGGTCGGGGAAGTCGGGATTCTGTCCAGGAATTTTGCCATCATGCGCGATGCCATCAAGGATAAGATCGAAGATCTTGCCCATACCAATGAAAACCTGGAAGGGGAGATCCGCCAGAAAATTCTAAAGGAGAAAAAGATTCTCCACCAGAGCATGGTTATTTCTTCGGTCAACACGTTTTTCCAGCGTTCAATGGTGGCCGGTTCCTATCAGAAAATTGCTGAATTATTCATTCCCATTGCCCAGAATGTGATCCCAAGCACCTATTGCTTTGTGGCTGAACTCAATGAGCAAAAGAACGGCATGGACATTCTGGCCGTCTCCAGGCTGGTTCAAACCGGCTGTCCCGCAGGCGAAGGCGATATGACGGCCATGGGCGAATGCCTGCGGGGGGTACGGGCCCGGGTGCTTATCGATAAGGAGGTGGTCATTACCAACGATCCCGCCTCCCATCCTGATTTTTCCCTGTTGCCTGAAGTCCATTTCCCCATTAAGAACTTCATGGGAATTCCCCTGGTTTTAGGATCGGATGTGCTGGGTATGGTCGCCTTTGCGGACAAGGACAAGGGGTTTTTCTCGGAAGATAAAGATGCCGCACAGATGCTCTCCGTGGCCCTGGTTGAAGCCCTGAGCCTGAAAAGACAGCAGGACGAGAAATCCAGGCTGGAGGAGATGATTGTCCAGTCGGAAAAAATGGTCTCTTTAGGTGGGCTTGCCGCTGGTATGGCCCATGAAATCAATAATCCCCTGGCCGGGATACTCCAGAATACCCAGGTCATCCGCAACCGGATCGAAAAACCCATTCCAGCCAACCTTAAGGCCGCAGAAGAACTTGGGATTGATTTTTCAAGCATGGATGCCTATATGCAGCACCGGGGCATCCATAAAATGCTGGATTCGGTCATGGATGCCGGGAAACGGGCCGCCGCCATTGTTTCCAACATGCTTTCTTTTTCCAGGAAGAGTGCCTCGGGCTTTGTACCAGAAGACCTTTCCCTGCTCCTGGACCAGACCCTGGAGCTGGCGGCCAGCGACTACAACCTTAAAAAGAAGTTTGATTTCAAGCAGATTCATATCAACCGGGAATACGATCCTGAGCTTCCCAAGGTGAAATGCAAGTCCAGTGAAATCCAGCAGGTCTTTTTCAATATTCTCTCCAACGGTGCCCAGGCCATGTTCGGGCTCGGCGAAGACCAGCATCCTGCCTTTACCATGCGCACCAGCATGGAAAAGGGCCAGGTGTGTGTTGAAATCAGTGATAATGGACCGGGTATGGAAGAAGAGGTCAGAAAACGGATTTTTGAGCCTTTTTTCACCACCAAGGCGGTGGGGGACGGCACCGGACTGGGCCTGGCCGTATCCTATTTTATCATTACGGAAAACCACAAGGGGCATATTGAGGTGGAGTCCGCTCCGGGGCGGGGGACAACATTCAGGGTCAGCCTGCCAGCCACGGATTAA
- a CDS encoding AAA family ATPase, with protein sequence MIITCPKCARKHKVKPDSFKAFVESKKKNILATCRSCKFKFPVAIDSLTGATEEEKTAGGKETFTPPEARKICITLSKGGVGKTTTSVNLGAGLALAGYKVLLVDTDTQGQSSYILGKRPSAGLTELLTKELPMEECLVEARKDLWLLGGGRSLAGVKRIIDRKSFGAEYTLAEVLKPLDQQFDFILIDTAPGWDQLIVNVLFYATEVLVPVALEVMPLQGLSEFIKSLGAIQKYRKEIQLKYIVPTFMDARIKGPQTLYEQLQKLYPKHLCFPIRYNESLAEAPSYGKTIFEYAPGSNGSEDYRKLVKRITMEQTSLV encoded by the coding sequence TAAAGCATTTGTTGAGAGCAAAAAAAAGAACATTCTGGCTACATGCCGGTCCTGCAAATTTAAGTTTCCAGTGGCCATTGACAGCTTGACCGGGGCAACCGAGGAAGAAAAAACCGCTGGCGGGAAAGAAACCTTTACCCCTCCGGAGGCAAGGAAAATCTGTATCACCCTGAGCAAGGGCGGTGTCGGTAAAACCACCACCAGCGTCAATCTCGGGGCCGGACTTGCGCTGGCCGGCTATAAGGTACTTCTGGTGGATACAGACACCCAGGGCCAGTCTTCCTATATTCTGGGCAAACGGCCCAGTGCCGGGCTTACGGAATTGCTGACCAAGGAACTGCCCATGGAAGAGTGCCTGGTGGAGGCCCGTAAAGACCTATGGCTGCTGGGCGGCGGCAGATCCCTTGCCGGGGTAAAGCGGATCATTGACCGTAAAAGCTTTGGTGCCGAATATACCCTGGCCGAGGTACTCAAGCCCCTGGACCAGCAGTTTGATTTTATTCTCATCGATACCGCACCCGGTTGGGATCAGCTCATTGTAAACGTGCTTTTTTACGCAACGGAAGTGCTGGTGCCTGTGGCCCTTGAGGTCATGCCCCTCCAAGGCCTTTCCGAGTTTATCAAGAGCCTGGGTGCCATCCAGAAATACAGAAAAGAGATCCAGCTCAAATATATCGTGCCAACATTTATGGATGCCCGGATAAAGGGACCTCAGACCCTGTATGAGCAGCTTCAAAAGCTATATCCAAAGCATCTGTGTTTCCCCATCCGATATAACGAAAGCCTGGCAGAGGCCCCGTCCTACGGAAAGACCATATTTGAATATGCCCCTGGGTCAAACGGATCCGAGGATTATAGGAAGCTGGTAAAGCGGATTACCATGGAGCAGACTTCCCTTGTTTAA